TGCTCTAATCAATATGGTCACCTCATTTCCTGGCATACTTACGCTCTATGATCCATACTAGTGCGAAAGAAATTTTACGTACGTTTATTATAAACAATATAAAGCATCGTGTCAATGCTCTAAAGCATTACATATTGACCAAATTATCAAATTGGGAGTGATATTATGCTACAGGACGTACATGTCCTTCAAAGTCGGGACGACATGCACTTGGATCACGGTCACGATCGGAAAGTCATCTCAAAAACAGTTCCAGTGTTCTTATGACTTGTTATGCTGATATTACCACCGTGATCCTTGATTATTTTTTGTGCTATATACAAGCCCAGACCAGTTCCACTTTTCTTCGTGCTATAATATGGACTGAATACACGCTTTTTTTCTTCTTCGTCCATACCGATGCCGTTATCAGCGACAATGAGCCTTATTCCTCCTCGAGACCCGGTCAGACTGATATCAATTCTTGGTTTACGGTCCTTCACCGAACCCACCGCGTCGATGGCATTCAGCACGATGTTCAAAATAGCCCTTCTAAAATCGTCCGGACTACCAACAAGATTTGTGTCAGTCTCAACGTTCTTCTTCATGTCTATGTTCTGCTCCCGAATATTGTTCTCTACCAACGGTTCCATATCCCTCAGAATCCCGGCAATGCTGAACGACGTCTTTTCTCTCATCCTTGGTCTTGCAAGCATCAAGAAATCATTGACCGTTTTCGTAAGAACCTCTATCTCATGCTTCAGGCTCTCCGTAATGCGCATATAGTCAGCGTCCTCATTGGGAAATTCTTTGGTCAACCTCTGTATTCCAATCGACAGACCGTTCAACGGGTTCTTTATCTCATGAGCGAGATTCGCTACCAGATTACCGAGGAAAACAAGCCGCTCTGCCTCTTCCCTCTCCCTCTCAAACTCCCGTATTTTCGTAACGTCGTGCAGTATGGTAATAGCTCCCGAAATTCTTTGTCGATCATCGAATAGCGGATATGCTGCATATCGGATGTCCCTGCCAAAAACCCGCTTCTCATCGGCGATCTTCTTGCCCTCCTTCATCACTTTTTCGATATCAAAAGGATCATCAGAGAATACTCTGTCATAGTTGTTACCGACGAGGAAATCCTCACCGAAGGCAGACAGTGTGCAGAACATCTCGTTAACTGCACTGATCGCCTTCTTTTGGTCGATCAACAATACACCATCCTCTACTGCTCCGAGGGTCTTATGGAACAGATCTTTGATATTTGCGTAAGATTGATAGTTCATCAGCCAGAGAATCAGAAAAAAACTCGCGCCGAATATGATCACGAACAGAGCGATAAGCTGCCCTTCTGTCCTCCTAACATGCCGATAATAGCTATCGAGGCTTATCCCAATTCTGAAGATACCAACCATCTCGTCCTCGATGATAAACGGGCGGACCAACTCAAGCACATTCTTATCATTGAATTCCTCGATGCGGCTGGTCTCAGTCCTGTTTTCAATAACCTTGACCAGCTCCGGATCATCTTCAATCCTACTTATCGTCTCAACATTGGGCGTGGCAAATAATATGCCTTCGGTGTCCTGAAGCACAAGGTAATTCAACATCGGATTTGCCGCCATTTGACTTATGATCTTATTAATACCATATTCAGTGCGAAATTCTTTGATACCCTCAGCGGGTAGTTCGATCTGATATATACGTTCGGTAATCACGTAAACAAACCGCATGAGTGTTTCGTTCCCAACATCAAAATACTCAAAAGATATCGGCTCAGCTTGTTCGAATATTCTATCGCTGATAAGAAACGGCGTTCCCGAAGCCATGATCATTTTTCTGGTGCTCCTACTGAACACCGCGACCGAGCGAAAACCAAAACTCAGTCTCACATTTGCGGTATTTGTTGTTGTCAGGTCGGCATCGAGCGCACTACAAGCGCCGATCAACTTATTGATGAGTTCATCCTCCAGGCGGGCTTCTGCAAAGATCAAATTCTCCTGGGTCGAGGCAATAACCGAGAGGAAGGAACGTGCCTGTTCTTTGATCAGATCGAGCATTATCCTTCGGCCACTAATCAAGCCGAGTGTCAAAAAAGTTCCAAGCAGCAATAGAAGTATAATTGCCAACAAAAAATAACGCTTCATGCCTTTACCCATTTCCATTTCATAATAACCAAAAGATGCAATGAAGTCAACTAGATGTCTAGTAAGAACGCCTTGCAATTGCAGCAATCAAAGGTATAATCGGACAGTGCTGCAATCAATTAAAGCAAGGAGGTAATATAATGGCCAAGAAAAAAATTGCATCTAAAATACCAGTCTACCCGATGCCGGTTATGATTGTCGGTGCAGAAGTAGAGAACAAACCCAATTTTCTAACTGTGGTATGGTTCAGTATGGTCAATTTCAAACCACCGACCATTGCTGTCATCCTCAACAAAGCACATTATACTAATAAAGGCATATACAAGAATAAAACATTCAGTATCAACATCCCGACGACACAACTGATCGAGGCCACTGACTACTGCAGTGTTGTCTCTGGCTATGACCATGATAAATCAAAAGTATTCGACGTATTCTACGGTGAATTGAAGAACGCACCGATGATTCAGGAATGCCCGCTCACTGCTGAGTGTCGGGTCATACAAACACTTCAATTCGCGACGCATGAGGTGTTCGTGGGCGAAATCGTCAAAACCTATGCAGATGACGCGGTATTAACCCACGAACATCCTGACATAGCAAAAATCAAACCGATCCTCTATTCAATGTATGACAACTGTTATTGGGAAATGGGCAAAAGTATCGGACGAGCGATGCATATTGGCAAACGGTTAAAAACATAGGTCGCTCAAGACTACACTAAATGGAAATCAGCACTTCTCCCGTTTGCCCGGCAAACAAACCGGACAAACCCACGCTGATCGATTTAGCTAGCAAAAAACACAACATCACATAATTGACTAACACTAGAAAATCGATAATATATAGCACGGAGGCATAATGAAAAGAGACTTTCTCACCATGTTCGATCTGACGAAAGACGAGATTTTCGATATATTTGAGCTCGCGAAGACCCTTAAAGATTCGCAGAAGAAAGGAGTGGAACATCGTATTCTCAAAGACAAAACCCTGGCCATGGTCTTTGAAAAACCCTCCCTGAGAACCAGGGTGACATTTGAAACAGGCATGACGCAGCTTGGCGGACACGCAATATACCTTGCACCTTCTGATATCCAGCTGGGAAAACGCGAATCTGTGCCTGACGCTGCTCATAACCTTTCCCGCTGGGTTGACATGGTCATGGCCCGTGTCTTTGCTCATAAAACGGTTGAAGATTTGGCAGAAAATGCAATGATACCGGTAATTAACGGCCTTTCTGATCTGGAGCATCCATGCCAGGTCATGGCCGACCTTTTCACCATAATCGAAAAGAAGGAACACCTCGACAATATCACCCTTGCGTACGTGGGCGATGGTAACAACGTATGTAATTCATTCGTGGCAGCTTCCATAGTACTCGGCTTCAGACTCAAGATCGCAACACCAGCTGGTTATGAGCCGAACAATGACTATACCGCGAAGGCAAGGACCACGACCCTGACGACTGATCCACGTGACGCAGTGACCGATGCCGATATCGTATACACCGATGTATGGGCTTCCATGGGACAGGAAAAAGAGGCTGCCCAGAGGAAAAAGATATTCAATAGGTTTCAGCTCAACGCCGAACTGCTGACGCACGCGAAAAAAGAGTATCTCGTAATGCATTGTCTGCCTGCACACCGTGGTGAGGAAATTACCGATGAAGTAATTGACGGACCGCATTCGATTGTGTTCGATGAAGCGGAGAACAGACTGCATGTTCAGAAAAGCATAATGGCCTGGCTCGTTCAACAACGCTAATCACGTTATGTCGGCCCAACAGATACTCTGTCTCATAATCTTCGTAATCACCTATGTCGCGATAATTTCATTCCACAAGTACAAATTTCTCATAGCCTGGATCGGGATTGGTTTCATATTAATTTTCGGCATCCTGTCTCCTCCCAAACTGCTCCAGTATATTAACTGGAATATACTCGGCATATTCTGGGGCAGCCTCGTTGTCGCTGAACTATTCATACACTCAAGAATACCAGCATATCTTGCAGAAATAATCATCGACCGGTCGAAGAATCTTGTCTGGGCGATAATCTGGCTCTCGGCCTTCAGTGGCGTAATTTCGGCATTTGTCGAGAATGTAGCTACTGTTATGATCGTAGCACCGATTGCATTTGAGGTTTCCCGCAAACTAAAGGTTTCACCAGTACCCTTCATCCTCGGTATCTGCCTCTCCTCGAATCTCCAGGGTACAGCAACGCTGGTTGGTGACCCACCCAGCATGATACTTGCAAGTTATACACGTATGACGTTTAACGACTTCTTCTTCTTCAATGGACGACCTGGCCTTTTCTTCGCAGTCGAGGTTGCCGCGATCGTTTCACTCATCGTTCTGTATTTTCTCTTTAGAAAACACAAGGAGCCCATCCAGCCTATCCGCCCGGAGAAAATCGTCAGCAAATTCCCTGGTTTTCTGCTTATCGGTCTAATCCTGGCTCTTGCTATCGCATCATTCTTTGGTGGATTCATGGACTATCTGGGTGGTCTTGTGTGCCTGATCTTTGGTGCCATCGGCATAGCCTGGAGCTTCTTTTCTGCTAAGATCAAGACATTTCACATACTCAGAGACATGGATTGGGAAACCCTTTTTTTTCTGGCTGCAATATTCGGCATTGTCGGCTCATTGACCGAAACTGAAACTACCACTTTCCTTGCCCATGCTGTAGGCAAATTGACTTCAGGTAATCTGGTAGTGACCTATCTTATCCTGGTGGTGTTTTCGGTTTTCATCTCGGCGTTTGTTGACAATGTCCCCTATTTTACCGCTCTGGTCGGCATAATACCGATGCTTGCCTCGTCATATGGATACCCGGTGCACCTTCTGCTGTTCGGTGCAATAATCGGAACGACCGTCGGTGGAAATATAACACCGATCGGAGCATCAGCAAATATTGTTGGTGTAGGGCTACTAAAGAAACATGGCCATGCTGTGAACTTTTATGATTTCATAAGGATAGGCCTCCCCTTCTCAATTTTCGCAGTCGCCGCAGGAGCAATCTTTGTCTGGATATTCTGGGCGTAGCACAATTGTCATCGCTGCCACCGATCATGATCGCCCTTGTTTTGGATATACTACTTGATTTATGACCACTGATATATATAATTTTCTCGATGCTGTATAATATCATATCCTATATCACGCGGGATCCAATGAGAAAAATATTCGCTACTATATTCGCCTTCGGCCTATGGATATACGTGGCGATCGGCAACAACTACTCATATCAAAAGCAGATAAAGGTAGTGTACACCAACCTGTCTGACACTCTCATCATTGTAGATTCAGTGTCCAGTATCAAAGTGACTTTTTCCGGTCGTGGTGGTGCTCTTTTCAGTATATGGGCTGCTCCGCCAAAGGCACAGTGTGACCTGAGGGAAAAGGAAAGCGGGCAATTTGAGATATCTACAAAAGACCTAAAAATACCAGTGGGCTACGGACCTCTCAGAGTTGATTTTGACAAACCTGCGTTAGCAGTATCAATTGATCGAAAGATCATGAAAACGATCGCGGTGCGAGTTCCGATAAAGGGTACTTTAAAAAAGGGATACGCGATCAGCGATATGATCGTTCTTGATACAATAGACCTGACCGGCCCCCAAGAAGTGCTCGACCAGGTCAGTGAACTCATGACCGAGTCGCTGAATGTACGAAATCGAAGCATTTCTTTCGAAAAAGACCTGAGACTTGAAATACCTTCCCCCATGCTTGACGTTAAGAAGAAAAGTGTCAAGGTAAAGACAATAATTAAAGAAAGCATGAGAAAGACGTTGACCGACATACCACTGGTCCTCATATACGCACCTGGACAAAGTGCAAGGTCAGAAAGAGATGCCCTCGATACTTTGATCGTTGAGGGTACGACGGAGCGAATAAATCGACTATCGAATACTGACATCGAAGTTAGGGTCAAACTAACAAAGCTTGGGCCAGGCGAGTACCTGCTGCCAGCCGAGATTGATCCACCCGAATATGTCACACCGGTGAAATCTGTTCCGCAAAAATTCAAGATCACGATCTACTGAGAATACACACATATATTTCATAGATTCAGCCTAGACCCCAACACAGTATAGCTAGTTTGAATGCGAAAAGGGTATCTACTTTGCATCCCAGACCGGGGAAACTTGACATCCTTGGGTTTTGGATTATAATTTTGATGGAATTGTTGCCGCAATTACATTCGCGAGGATGGCGGAACAGGCAGACGCACTGGATTTAGGATCCAGCCCCGAACAGGGATGGGGGTTCAACTCCCCCTCCTCGCACATTGAGGAGAAAAATCTTTGGAATACAAAATATTGAAGGAAACAGATACAACTAAGGAAATCGAAATAACCGTTCCCCGCGCCGAGCTCGAAAGACTCATCAACGAGGAAACCGATAGTGTTCGCAAAGATCTGACTATCGATGGATTCCGCAAAGGCCGTGTCCCCAGAACTTTGATAAGAAGCAAGTATGCAGACAGTCTCAAAGCACAGGCCATGGATAGACTCGCCAGGCAGGCGTATCTCTCCGTTGTCAGAGAAAAAGAATGGCAGATCGCCGGGCAATCTGAAATCAGGAATATTGAAGATACCGACCCAATAAGCATCACACTCTACGTTGAAGTAATACCTGAATTTAATGTCGATAGCTACCTAAATATCGAAATTTTCAAAGAAGCACCTTCTCCTGATGATTTCCTTCTTCAACAGGGCATGAACGCATTGAGAGAGCAGCATGCAACAATAAAGGCGGTCGACCGACCGGCAGTGGTAGACGACCTCGTAACAATGGACATAGAAATCAAGGAAAAAGGCAATTCCAGAAAGGAATCTGACCAGACCGTGCGAATAGGCGATCGTTCTCTTCCCGATGAATTGAACAGAACGCTCGTTGGCATGAAAACATCAGAAAAAAAAGAGGTCAAGATCGAAGAAAAAGACTACGTGATTTCGGTCAAGAAAATCGAGGAGAAAATCCAACCAAAGATCGATGATGAATTCGCCAGCAAACTGAAATTGGCCGATGCGGAAGAGCTCAAGAAGAAAATCCTCGAAAGCGTCAAGCAACAGGAAGAAAAAAGGATTGAAGAAGACTTGAAGGAGTCAATCTCTGAGATCCTTCTGGAAAGAATAAAATTCAAGGTGCCAGACACCCTGACAAATAAGGAATACGAAAAAATCCTCAAGGATTACGGTATTCCTGACTCCGAATCAAACAAGGAAAGATTCTGGACCGTTGCCGAAAAAAGGATACGATTTAATCTTATACTGAACAAAATCACTGCAAAAGAGAACCTCCAGGTAGGTGAACCAGAAATAATGGATCTTGTTACAAAGATTGGGATAAAGCTAAACGACCAGAACCGTAGCGATGTCGTTGAATATCTTGGCAGTCTTCTTAACAGGGAAAAAACACTGGACTTCCTCTATAAGAATGCCAAGATCAGTGAGAAGAGTCGCATTTTGACTCCAAAGGAGGTAGCTGATGATACCCATACCGTTCGTCATTGAGCAAACCGGTCGGGGTGAGCGTGCATACGATATCTACTCCCGCCTTCTCAAAGAACGGATCATTTTCATCGGAACGCCGATAGATGATAATATCGCGAACCTAGTAATGGCTCAATTACTTTTCCTCGCAGCGGAGGATGCTGCAAAGGATATCAACCTCTACATTAATTCGCCAGGAGGCATTGTCTCATCGGGATTGGCAGTATATGATACAATGCAATTCGTTAAGCCCCAAGTTTCGACGATATGTATTGGCATGGCGGCAAGCATGGCCGCACTGCTATTGACAGCTGGCGCCACCGGCAAAAGATATGCATTACCGCACGCACGAGTGATGATACATCAACCAGAGGGAGCCTTTCAGGGACAGGCATCAGATATTGCTATCCACGCAAAAGAAGTACTGACGATCAGGGAAGTATTGAACAACCTATTCGCGAAGCACACCGGGCAGACAGAGGACAAGATAGGCAAGGATACCGACCGCAACTACTTTATGTCTGCACTAGAAGCGAAGAAATATGGCATAATCGACGAGATCCTCGACAAGGGGAAACAATAAGTGCCACGTATCGTTTGTTCGTTCTGTCAAAGACCAAAACCAGTGGTCAAAAGAATGTTTCGTGGTCACCGGTCTTATATTTGCGACGAGTGTATTAAGGTTTGCAGCAGTATCATGAAAGATGAGACAGAATTCTCCCCCCTGAGTGATTTTATTCTGCCGAAACCTGCTGAAATCAAATCTTTTCTTGATCAATACGTGATCGGACAGGAAAGGGCAAAAAAGGCGATCTCGGTTTCAGTATATAATCACTACAAAAGGATCAAAAATAGGAAGAATGATATTGAAATACAGAAAAGCAACATATTGCTGATGGGTCCCACCGGTACGGGTAAAACGCTTATCGCACAGACACTTGCCCGTTTACTGCATGTGCCTTTTTCCATCTCCGATGCGACACCGCTTACCGAAGCCGGTTATGTTGGCGAGGATGTTGAGAATATTCTGCTCCGGCTACTCCAGGCTGCGAACTACAATATACAAAACGCTGAGATCGGCATCATTTACCTCGATGAGATCGACAAAATCACAAGAAAATCCGACTCGCCATCGATCACCAGGGATGTATCCGGCGAGGGCGTGCAGCAGGCTCTTCTAAAAATCCTCGAAGGCACGGAAGCTAACGTTCCCCCGCAAGGAGGAAGGAAACATCCTGAACAGGAGTACATCCGGATCAACACATCTAATATATTATTCATCCTGGGCGGGACATTCACGGGTATCGAGGAAACAATCTCGAGGAGACTCGACCGCTCGGCCATGGGATTTTTGGGTATAACAAATGACAGAAAAAACAACTACGACCAGGTTATCGAATCTATAGAACCGGATGACCTGGTGAAGTACGGATTGCTTCCGGAATTCGTAGGACGGGTCCCCGTGATTGCTACTCTCCACAAGTTGTCAAAGGATGCACTGGCTGAAATCCTCGTCAAGCCAAAGAACTCCTTGCTGAGACAGTATTCAAGATATTTCCAGATGGAAGGCGTGGTCCTCGAATTTACCGACGATGCGATCGATGAACTAACTGAACAAGCACTGAAGTATAACACAGGAGCAAGAGCTCTAAGGTCAATAATGGAAAATCATATGCTGGACGTAATGTTCCATCTTCCTGATAAGAAGGGTGTTGAGAAGTGCATCATCACACGCGAGGTCCTGCAACGAAAAGCAAACCCGGAATACATTGCGAAGAAAAGGAAAAAAGCACTATGAACATCTTCATGCCGCTCTATCTCAAACTGAGTAAGAAAAGGTTTTACCGCCCTTTTAAACCCCTCGGGACAAAGAAAAAATTGTGGCACCTGGTATCTGTCCCCGGAAGCCCTGCGGAATTCTTCAGAGCGACGCCTTTTCTGGTAGGTCTGAGCAAGATTGGAAGTGTCGTTATGTTGATGCCAAAGAACCTTGAAACCATACGATCGTTTATGAAAACGAAACAATTCGAAATAATTCTATACGAGAAGAAACCGTCCCTCTTCTCAGAGGATTATAAACGCGTGGCCGTACAACTTGGTAACCGACATTTCCATTTTCTCATCGAACTGAACCAACCGGCGAACGTATCACTGCCCTACCTCGGCAATATCCAGAGGAGGGTATCATTCTTTGACAAAAACATCTTTCCTTATTACAACATCCTTGTAAAAGACAGCTATACATCCTTGCTGGAATTTTTTGACATTGAATCAACAAATGGTCAAGAAATGTTCCACTTTTACAGCCGTGAACTGAAAACAACCGAAAAGAACATCCATAAATCACGTCCGTTACTATTCATCAACGAAGCCACCCCGATTGATTGGGATGGTGGTAGCATTATCGTCGGAAAAGACATAATGCCCGATGATCCAGAAATCTGGAAGGTTTTGTATATCGCCGACGCCTATTATGGTAAGCAGGATGCTTTCTACGAATTTGCTTTGCTACATAACAAGGAAATAGTGAAGAAGTAGATCATGATAATCAGACACCGCTTGAGTTCAAGAGCCCTGGCAATATACTTCCTGATCGGCATTGCACTCATAGGCATCGTTACTTACATTTATTCGAACTACCTGATTCAGCGCATAAGAACGGAAACGGAAACGACTTCACGCCTCTTCGCAGAATTTGCACGTGGACCCAGTATCGACGAAGAGCGTCTTCTGGAGCTATTCTACGAAATGGTTATCAAGCGGATCGATTTTCCCGTGATACTGACCGATGCCGAAGGGACACCCTATTCATCCAAGAATGTAGAAGAAAAAGACCTGGACAAAGCCGTGGAGAAGCTGGATCGCGTGCAAAGACCAATCCCCATGGTGATCCGACAGGGTGCAGATTCGACACTACTCGGCCACGTGCACTGGGGATTGTCCCCCTTCACCAAATCACTGCAGATCCTGCCATTTGTTGAAACCGTATTTCTGATAGCTTTTCTCTTTCTTGGCTTTTGGGGCTATCTGATTTACCGCAAGAGCATCGAAGAAAAAATTTGGAATTCCCTCGCAAAAGAAACGGCTCATCAACTGGCAACACCTTTGTCTTCGCTCATTGGCTGGCTTGAGACGATAAAAGGAAACATAGATATTGAGGTATACAAGGGGATTCATGAAGACGCTATGCGGATGCGTGAAGTTCTCGAGAAATTCTCCCGTATCGGTCTCCCGCCGCGATTAGTTGAGAAAGACCCAACCGACGCGGTGAAAAACTCGGTGGACTACATAAGGAGACGTGCCCATTCAAAAATAAAATTCACCGAGAAATACGGACGATTGCCCGCAGTCAGATTCGATGATGTTCTACTTGGATGGGCAATAGAAAATATTTTGAAAAACGG
The candidate division WOR-3 bacterium genome window above contains:
- a CDS encoding ATP-binding protein — encoded protein: MEMGKGMKRYFLLAIILLLLLGTFLTLGLISGRRIMLDLIKEQARSFLSVIASTQENLIFAEARLEDELINKLIGACSALDADLTTTNTANVRLSFGFRSVAVFSRSTRKMIMASGTPFLISDRIFEQAEPISFEYFDVGNETLMRFVYVITERIYQIELPAEGIKEFRTEYGINKIISQMAANPMLNYLVLQDTEGILFATPNVETISRIEDDPELVKVIENRTETSRIEEFNDKNVLELVRPFIIEDEMVGIFRIGISLDSYYRHVRRTEGQLIALFVIIFGASFFLILWLMNYQSYANIKDLFHKTLGAVEDGVLLIDQKKAISAVNEMFCTLSAFGEDFLVGNNYDRVFSDDPFDIEKVMKEGKKIADEKRVFGRDIRYAAYPLFDDRQRISGAITILHDVTKIREFEREREEAERLVFLGNLVANLAHEIKNPLNGLSIGIQRLTKEFPNEDADYMRITESLKHEIEVLTKTVNDFLMLARPRMREKTSFSIAGILRDMEPLVENNIREQNIDMKKNVETDTNLVGSPDDFRRAILNIVLNAIDAVGSVKDRKPRIDISLTGSRGGIRLIVADNGIGMDEEEKKRVFSPYYSTKKSGTGLGLYIAQKIIKDHGGNISITSHKNTGTVFEMTFRS
- a CDS encoding flavin reductase family protein gives rise to the protein MAKKKIASKIPVYPMPVMIVGAEVENKPNFLTVVWFSMVNFKPPTIAVILNKAHYTNKGIYKNKTFSINIPTTQLIEATDYCSVVSGYDHDKSKVFDVFYGELKNAPMIQECPLTAECRVIQTLQFATHEVFVGEIVKTYADDAVLTHEHPDIAKIKPILYSMYDNCYWEMGKSIGRAMHIGKRLKT
- the argF gene encoding ornithine carbamoyltransferase, translating into MKRDFLTMFDLTKDEIFDIFELAKTLKDSQKKGVEHRILKDKTLAMVFEKPSLRTRVTFETGMTQLGGHAIYLAPSDIQLGKRESVPDAAHNLSRWVDMVMARVFAHKTVEDLAENAMIPVINGLSDLEHPCQVMADLFTIIEKKEHLDNITLAYVGDGNNVCNSFVAASIVLGFRLKIATPAGYEPNNDYTAKARTTTLTTDPRDAVTDADIVYTDVWASMGQEKEAAQRKKIFNRFQLNAELLTHAKKEYLVMHCLPAHRGEEITDEVIDGPHSIVFDEAENRLHVQKSIMAWLVQQR
- a CDS encoding SLC13 family permease, producing the protein MSAQQILCLIIFVITYVAIISFHKYKFLIAWIGIGFILIFGILSPPKLLQYINWNILGIFWGSLVVAELFIHSRIPAYLAEIIIDRSKNLVWAIIWLSAFSGVISAFVENVATVMIVAPIAFEVSRKLKVSPVPFILGICLSSNLQGTATLVGDPPSMILASYTRMTFNDFFFFNGRPGLFFAVEVAAIVSLIVLYFLFRKHKEPIQPIRPEKIVSKFPGFLLIGLILALAIASFFGGFMDYLGGLVCLIFGAIGIAWSFFSAKIKTFHILRDMDWETLFFLAAIFGIVGSLTETETTTFLAHAVGKLTSGNLVVTYLILVVFSVFISAFVDNVPYFTALVGIIPMLASSYGYPVHLLLFGAIIGTTVGGNITPIGASANIVGVGLLKKHGHAVNFYDFIRIGLPFSIFAVAAGAIFVWIFWA
- a CDS encoding CdaR family protein translates to MLYNIISYITRDPMRKIFATIFAFGLWIYVAIGNNYSYQKQIKVVYTNLSDTLIIVDSVSSIKVTFSGRGGALFSIWAAPPKAQCDLREKESGQFEISTKDLKIPVGYGPLRVDFDKPALAVSIDRKIMKTIAVRVPIKGTLKKGYAISDMIVLDTIDLTGPQEVLDQVSELMTESLNVRNRSISFEKDLRLEIPSPMLDVKKKSVKVKTIIKESMRKTLTDIPLVLIYAPGQSARSERDALDTLIVEGTTERINRLSNTDIEVRVKLTKLGPGEYLLPAEIDPPEYVTPVKSVPQKFKITIY
- the tig gene encoding trigger factor, giving the protein MEYKILKETDTTKEIEITVPRAELERLINEETDSVRKDLTIDGFRKGRVPRTLIRSKYADSLKAQAMDRLARQAYLSVVREKEWQIAGQSEIRNIEDTDPISITLYVEVIPEFNVDSYLNIEIFKEAPSPDDFLLQQGMNALREQHATIKAVDRPAVVDDLVTMDIEIKEKGNSRKESDQTVRIGDRSLPDELNRTLVGMKTSEKKEVKIEEKDYVISVKKIEEKIQPKIDDEFASKLKLADAEELKKKILESVKQQEEKRIEEDLKESISEILLERIKFKVPDTLTNKEYEKILKDYGIPDSESNKERFWTVAEKRIRFNLILNKITAKENLQVGEPEIMDLVTKIGIKLNDQNRSDVVEYLGSLLNREKTLDFLYKNAKISEKSRILTPKEVADDTHTVRH
- the clpP gene encoding ATP-dependent Clp endopeptidase proteolytic subunit ClpP, yielding MIPIPFVIEQTGRGERAYDIYSRLLKERIIFIGTPIDDNIANLVMAQLLFLAAEDAAKDINLYINSPGGIVSSGLAVYDTMQFVKPQVSTICIGMAASMAALLLTAGATGKRYALPHARVMIHQPEGAFQGQASDIAIHAKEVLTIREVLNNLFAKHTGQTEDKIGKDTDRNYFMSALEAKKYGIIDEILDKGKQ
- the clpX gene encoding ATP-dependent Clp protease ATP-binding subunit ClpX, with the protein product MPRIVCSFCQRPKPVVKRMFRGHRSYICDECIKVCSSIMKDETEFSPLSDFILPKPAEIKSFLDQYVIGQERAKKAISVSVYNHYKRIKNRKNDIEIQKSNILLMGPTGTGKTLIAQTLARLLHVPFSISDATPLTEAGYVGEDVENILLRLLQAANYNIQNAEIGIIYLDEIDKITRKSDSPSITRDVSGEGVQQALLKILEGTEANVPPQGGRKHPEQEYIRINTSNILFILGGTFTGIEETISRRLDRSAMGFLGITNDRKNNYDQVIESIEPDDLVKYGLLPEFVGRVPVIATLHKLSKDALAEILVKPKNSLLRQYSRYFQMEGVVLEFTDDAIDELTEQALKYNTGARALRSIMENHMLDVMFHLPDKKGVEKCIITREVLQRKANPEYIAKKRKKAL
- a CDS encoding HAMP domain-containing histidine kinase, translated to MIIRHRLSSRALAIYFLIGIALIGIVTYIYSNYLIQRIRTETETTSRLFAEFARGPSIDEERLLELFYEMVIKRIDFPVILTDAEGTPYSSKNVEEKDLDKAVEKLDRVQRPIPMVIRQGADSTLLGHVHWGLSPFTKSLQILPFVETVFLIAFLFLGFWGYLIYRKSIEEKIWNSLAKETAHQLATPLSSLIGWLETIKGNIDIEVYKGIHEDAMRMREVLEKFSRIGLPPRLVEKDPTDAVKNSVDYIRRRAHSKIKFTEKYGRLPAVRFDDVLLGWAIENILKNGLDAIGDQSGEISIKTRKYETSGAIIEITDTGRGIKSSGNIFKPGYTTKKYGWGLGLVLTKRIIEEYHEGKLSLKETSSKGTCFEIYIPGVKNENSLD